DNA from Streptomyces rishiriensis:
CGCGCCCTCCCGGGACACGTCCACCCCCAGGCGTTCGCCCAGCCACTCACGGGCGACGGCGAGGCCGACGGTGTTGGAGACGGTCGCGCCGGTCACGAACGCCCCGCTGTGCTCCTCGCCCAGCCCGAACAGCTCACGCAGCCAGGCGACCGTCTCCCTCTCCAGCGCCGCCGCCCACGAGCCGCCCGACCCGGAGACGTTCTGGTCGTACGCGCCGGTCAGCCAGTCCCCGGCCACCGACGCGGGCGTCGCCCCGCCCGTGACGAAGCCGAGGTAGCGCGGCCCGGCCGAGCCGGAGAAGCCGGGCGCCCAGTCCTCGGTGAACCGCGCGAGCGCGCCCTCGGCCCCGGCCCCCTCGCGGGGCAGGGCAGCCCGGTCGGGCGCCCGGTCGAGGCGGACCACCGGCCGCTCCGCCAGGCCGGTCACCTCACGGACGGCGACGTCACGGGCGGACTGGAGGAGCTGGGGAAGCCGGGCGAGATCGTCGGCGAGGATGCGATGCATGAGGCGAACCTAGGACGGGGAGACCGGCCGGCGCCGGATCCAATCGACGGGAAGTGGACCGGACGCCGTGCGCGGCCCTCTCGGAGGAAACGGAAGAGCGCGGGCATACCGGACGAACTGGTCGGCAGGAGTTCACCGTTCTGTCACAGCCCGGACCGGACTACAACCGACGCCCGCCCAGCGCTGTCTAGTAGGGAGAGATCGCCACAGATGTGCCAGGGAGAGGGCAGCCATGGGGGACATACGCAGACGAGGGGCCGTCGTGCTCGGGCTCACCGGCCTGATCGCGCCGTTGACGCTGGCGCTGGGGACCGCGCCGGCGCAGGCCGCGAGCTGTACGACGCAGGCCGGGCCGTACCAGAAGCAGGTGGAGAAGTTCCTCGGCCGGCCCGTGGACGGCAAGCAGTCGACCACCGACTGCAAGGCCATCCGGGCCTTCCAGAACAAGCACGGCATCACCCCGAACATCGGCTACGCCGGGCCCGTCACCTGGGGCGTGATGGACCTCATGAACAAGCAGAAGGCGGTGGGCACCAAGCCCAACAAGGCCGGCAAGTGCCCGACCAACAAGGGCCGCATCGCCTGCGTCAACCTCACCCTCCAGATCAGCTGGATCCAGGACGGCAGCAAGCTCGTCTACGGCCCCGTCCCGGTCCGCACCGGCCGCAACGGGTACGAGACCCGCACCGGTCTGAAGAAGATCTACTGGCGGCACATCGACCATGTGTCGAGCATCTACAACGTGCCGATGCCCTACAGCCAGTTCTTCGACGGCGGCCAGGCCTTCCATTCGGTCGGCCTGAGCATGTGGAACCCCCCGGGCTCCCACGGCTGCGTCAACATGACCACCACGACCGCCAAGAAGTACTGGTCGCTGCTGAAGA
Protein-coding regions in this window:
- a CDS encoding L,D-transpeptidase family protein gives rise to the protein MGDIRRRGAVVLGLTGLIAPLTLALGTAPAQAASCTTQAGPYQKQVEKFLGRPVDGKQSTTDCKAIRAFQNKHGITPNIGYAGPVTWGVMDLMNKQKAVGTKPNKAGKCPTNKGRIACVNLTLQISWIQDGSKLVYGPVPVRTGRNGYETRTGLKKIYWRHIDHVSSIYNVPMPYSQFFDGGQAFHSVGLSMWNPPGSHGCVNMTTTTAKKYWSLLKNGDDVFVYGRKPGT